In the Daphnia pulicaria isolate SC F1-1A chromosome 2, SC_F0-13Bv2, whole genome shotgun sequence genome, one interval contains:
- the LOC124326374 gene encoding ataxin-3-like has product MDIIFHEKQQGSLCAQHCLNALLQGPYFTAVDLATIGHRFDEEERARMAEAGVSSEEYNRFLQEPSSNVDDSGYFSVQVISEALSVWGLELIPYNSSDPRAAVTRQCPINENAFICHYRDHWFSIRKLGSQWFNLNSILSGPELLSDTYLSLFLAQLQTDKYSIFIVVGDLPSCEADKVLSVAPLSPRHFRKAPTKKQEPEEDDEQLKAALAMSWKEMEEGDDQEALNKAILQSLQSSQQGQELPAAIAPEASISTVDEDLKRAISLSLSQDHGETSSSTAEASTSSAISDSVEFIRQRRLLRLGQSATSPNNP; this is encoded by the exons ATGGATattatttttcacgaaaaG CAACAAGGGTCGTTATGCGCACAACACTGTCTAAATGCGCTTCTTCAAGGACCTTACTTTACTGCTGTTGATCTAGCTACAATAGGGCATCGTTTCGATGAAGAGGAGAGAGCTCGAATGGCTGAAGCTGGAGTCTCCAGTGAAGAATACAATCGGTTCCTTCAA GAACCATCATCTAATGTGGATGACAGTGGCTATTTTTCAGTCCAAGTCATCTCTGAAGCACTCTCGGTGTGGGGACTAGAACTGATTCCTTACAATTCTTCAGATCCACGTGCAGCTGTGACCAGACAGTGCCCAAT aaacgAAAATGCCTTCATCTGTCACTACAGAGACCACTGGTTCTCTATTCGAAAACTAGGCAGTCAATGGTTCAATCTCAATTCCATCCTGTCAGGCCCTGAACTCCTTTCCGACACATATCTTTCCCTCTTTCTGGCCCAGCTGCAGACTGACAAATATTCCATCTTCATAGTTGTAGGTGACTTGCCTAGTTGTGAGGCTGACAAGGTCTTGAGTGTAGCCCCCCTCTCTCCCCGCCACTTTAGAAAAGCCCCAACCAAGAAACAAGAACCAGAAGAGGACGACGAACAACTGAAGGCTGCACTAGCCATGAGCTGgaaggaaatggaagaaggaGATGACCAAGAAGCCCTGAACAAGGCCATTCTACAGAGTTTGCAAAGCAGCCAGCAGGGTCAAGAACTGCCAGCAGCTATCGCCCCAGAGGCGAGCATCAGCACTGTCGACGAGGATTTGAAACGAGCCATTAGCTTAAGTTTAAGTCAAGATCACGGGGAAACATCTTCGTCTACCGCAGAGGCCTCCACGTCGTCGGCCATCTCCGATTCGGTTGAATTCATTCGACAAAGGAGACTTCTCCGATTAGGACAGTCAGCCACATCGCCAAATAACCcttga
- the LOC124326293 gene encoding brachyurin-like isoform X1 has translation MRVIFSLLSIFMLLVNGSGAVECGIANRPISRIVGGMETKPNEFPWMVYLRVKFWSGDSAQCGGTLISDRWILTAAHCLYGVVDVTAILGAHDVTNSNSLPRQEFSTKKWNIHPLWSYGQVENDVALVQLPVAAVMSDYARPACLPYSDDPNFVDFDVTITGWGNYSSAIDSGTSPVLRSVRSSVIDSSGTTGICQQKASGEGVGPFHGDKIICSDSSYNRHFCHGDDGGPMNLYNSYWNTYTVVGVAWIGDTSCSISTKPNICARVSYFIDWIHDTTGIPRIPRPTTTTTTTTPAPTTSYFTCEGKPSGIYPNPACDCCTTFYKCSNGYAYLYDCPDAGTVFDPEILVCVYPGNLPACEGSAR, from the exons atgagggtCATTTTTAGTTTGTTGTCCATTTTCATGTTGCTCGTCAATGGAA GTGGAGCTGTTGAGTGCGGAATTGCCAATCGGCCAATCAGCAGAATAGTTGGTGGTATGGAGACGAAACCCAACGAATTCCCCTGGATGGTTTATTTGAGGGTTAAGTTTTGGAGCGGTGATTCCGCTCAATGCGGTGGAACTCTTATCAGTGACCGATGGATCCTTACGGCCGCTCATTGTCTTTACGGAGTTGTTGACGTCACCGCAATTCTGGGAGCGCATGACGTAACCAATTCCAACAGTTTACCAAGACAAGAATTCAGTACCAAGAAATGGAACATCCATCCACTTTGGTCTTACGGACAAGTGGAAAATGACGTTGCCCTTGTTCAGTTGCCGGTAGCGGCCGTAATGTCCG ATTACGCTCGACCGGCCTGTTTGCCTTATTCGGATGACCCAAATTTCGTTGATTTTGATGTAACCATCACCGGATGGGGAAATTATTCCAGTGCca TTGACAGCGGAACGAGCCCAGTTTTGCGGAGTGTCCGTTCTTCCGTCATCGATTCTTCCGGAACGACCGGAATTTGTCAGCAGAAAGCCTCCGGCGAGGGAGTGGGTCCTTTTCACGGCGACAAAATCATTTGCAGTGATTCGAGTTACAATCGACACTTTTGTCAC GGCGATGATGGGGGACCGATGAATCTTTACAATTCCTATTGGAACACTTACACGGTAGTGGGTGTGGCCTGGATTGGTGACACGAGTTGTTCGATTTCCACGAAACCGAACATTTGCGCGCGTGTCAGTTACTTTATCGATTGGATTCACGACACGACGGGCATCCCCCGAATTCCCAGACCAACCACaaccaccacaacaacaacgcctGCACCAACCACTAGCTACTTTACCTGTGAAGGAAAACCTAGCGGAATTTACCCGAATCCGGCCTGCGACTGTTGCACTACTTTTTACAAATGTTCCAACGGCTACGCTTATCTTTAC GACTGTCCTGATGCTGGAACGGTGTTTGATCCCGAAATATTGGTCTGCGTCTACCCGGGAAATTTGCCGGCCTGCGAAGGTTCAGCGCGTTAA
- the LOC124326347 gene encoding protein SGT1 homolog, with product MSCDTPSELVSKANAAFVNENYEEAVELYNEAIKIVDDLPEYYTNRAHALLKLDRFAESKSDAQKATELDPSDSKAHLRKGIACFHLQQFEEALEAFQESYKHGGKHPSDGVRQWITWTEEKLAKCRKIPLVIKHDWYQTESHVCVTVLAKNLNPDAVKVDFAASTMAMKAKLPDETDYELNLNLSYPIVPDQSSFSVMKTKVEIKMKKCDGIRWGSLEGQLQDNVKQIPVAAASPSEQPPVYPSSSAKKINWDKIESDIKKEEEEETPEGEAALNHLFQKIYGEGSDEIRRAMNKSFQESGGTVLSTNWDEVAKEKVTVKPPDGVEFKKWDEK from the exons ATGTCTTGCGATACTCCATCAGAGTTGGTTAG tAAGGCTAATGCAGCTTTTGTCAATGAAAATTATGAGGAAGCAGTAGAG tTGTACAATGAAGCTATTAAAATTGTAGATGATTTACCTGAATATTACACAAATCGGGCTCATGCTCTGCTGAAATTGGATCGTTTTGCTGAATCCAAAAGTGATGCTCAAAAAGCCACAGAACTGGATCCTAGCGACTCTAAAGCTCACTTGAGGAAAGGAATAGCTTGCTTCCATCTGCAACAGTTTGAAGAGGCACTTGAAGCCTTCCAAGAAAGCTACAAACATGGGG GAAAACATCCATCAGATGGTGTCAGACAATGGATTACTTGGACAGAAGAAAAACTGGCCAAATGTAGAAAGATTCCTTTGGTCATCAAGCACGATTGGTACCAAACAGAAAGTCATGTTTGTGTTACTGTTCTCGCCAAGAATCTCAACCCTGATGCTGTCAAAGTAGATTTTGCTGCATCAACA ATGGCGATGAAAGCAAAACTACCGGATGAAACGGATTACGAgctcaatttgaatttgtctTACCCAATCGTGCCTGACCAAAGCTCCTTCTCAGTCATGAAAACCAAAGTCGAgatcaaaatgaagaaatgcgATGGTATTCGATGGGGTTCACTCGAGGGCCAATTGCAAGACAACGTCAAGCAGATTCCTGTAGCCGCAGCATCACCTTCTGAACAGCCGCCAGTCTACCCATCATCATCTGCCAAAAAGATTAATTGGGACAAGATTGAGTCGGATatcaagaaggaagaagaagaagagacaccTGAAGGGGAAGCTGCTCTCAATCATCTGTTTCAAAAGATTTATGGCGAAGGATCGGATGAAATCCGCCGAGCCATGAACAAGTCATTTCAAGAATCCGGTGGAACTGTACTCAGCACAAACTGGGACGAAGTAGCCAAAGAGAAAGTTACAGTCAAACCGCCTGATGGAGTCGAGTTCAAAAAGTGGGACGAGAAATGA
- the LOC124326199 gene encoding chymotrypsin-like elastase family member 2B, with translation MIRFVTVVLLLAWSWNWAIAESIFEDDYNRKFVYNSELGGDELQGSDSSKAAKADAPCGPTYKICRDFNATTTSGIIQPLDPMIVGPSPKMCSFSIVAPPGYRIQMTCSIVQISRSCSFLKLRDGQVILADPPTVDEVYTSNGNVIVVDSQLLHYGNTFDCKWTMIAPITTTTTSTTTQRPLATECGRSKFTSSRILGGTEANPNEFPWMVHLVVNKDGGPYTCAGTLISNQAFVTAMSCFLDSKGNLSWSGFTTITLGAHDFSSNSNDRNRQVVQWTSGQLGSWPQYAVEGDWAIFKLLKPAILNDYVQPACLPFANEPDHLNDPVVLTGWGDYIPGVPSPVLRKTTTTVISSAGTNGQCQQTAGIGPFSGNNIICSDGSKGRRLCKGERGGPLNYYNKELGRWFFIGIGMMGDESNCLTNCKPNVFTRAKAILPTLCAWSAVTPPDGKCS, from the exons ATGATTCGATTTGTCACTGTAGTATTACTACTGGCTTGGTCGTGGAATTGGGCGATTGCCGAGTCCATTTTTGAAGACGACTACAAT aggaaatttgtttacaatTCTGAATTGGGAGGTGATGAGCTTCAAGGATCAGATTCTTCCAAAGCCGCAAAGGCAGACGCACCCTGTGGACCAACctacaaaa TTTGTCGTGACTTCAATGCAACGACAACCAGCGGAATCATTCAACCGTTGGATCCGATGATAGTGGGACCATCGCCGAAAATGTGTTCCTTCTCCATCGTGGCACCGCCCGGTTATCGCATCCAAATGACTTGCTCCATCGTCCAGATTAGTAGAAGTTGCAGTTTTCTAAAA TTACGTGACGGACAGGTGATTTTGGCTGATCCACCAACCGTCGATGAAGTCTACACTTCCAACGGCAACGTCATTGTGGTGGATTCTCAACTGCTGCACTACGGAAACACGTTCGATTGCAAGTGGACAATGATTGCGCCAATTACAACTACAactacatcaacaacaactcaaAGAC CACTGGCGACTGAATGTGGCCGATCAAAATTCACGTCGTCGAGGATCTTGGGTGGAACGGAAGCGAATCCCAACGAGTTTCCGTGGATGGTCCACCTCGTCGTTAACAAGGACGGAGGGCCGTATACGTGCGCTGGAACTCTCATCAGCAACCAAGCCTTTGTGACGGCCATGAGCTGTTTTCTAGACAGCAAAGGAAACTTGTCATGGAGCGGCTTTACAACCATCACGTTGGGAGCGCACGACTttagcagcaacagcaacgacCGCAATCGTCAAGTCGTCCAATGGACCAGTGGACAGCTGGGCAGTTGGCCTCAATATGCAGTAGAGGGGGATTGGGCCATTTTTAAGTTATTGAAACCTGCTATTTTAAACG ATTACGTCCAGCCAGCATGCCTGCCGTTTGCCAACGAACCGGATCACTTGAACGATCCCGTCGTCCTCACCGGATGGGGCGACTACATTCCTG GCGTTCCGAGCCCTGTTTTACGCAAAACGACAACGACCGTCATCTCCTCGGCTGGAACAAACGGCCAGTGTCAGCAGACGGCTGGAATAGGTCCGTTCTCTGGCAACAATATCATTTGCAGCGACGGATCTAAAGGGCGTCGCCTTTGTAAA GGTGAAAGAGGAGGGCCGCTGAACTACTACAACAAGGAGCTGGGCCGGTGGTTCTTCATAGGAATCGGCATGATGGGAGACGAAAGCAATTGTCTAACCAACTGCAAACCAAACGTATTCACGCGTGCCAAGGCAATATTACCGACGCTTTGTGCTTGGAGCGCTGTCACTCCTCCAGACGGCAAATGTAGTTAG
- the LOC124326293 gene encoding brachyurin-like isoform X2 — METKPNEFPWMVYLRVKFWSGDSAQCGGTLISDRWILTAAHCLYGVVDVTAILGAHDVTNSNSLPRQEFSTKKWNIHPLWSYGQVENDVALVQLPVAAVMSDYARPACLPYSDDPNFVDFDVTITGWGNYSSAIDSGTSPVLRSVRSSVIDSSGTTGICQQKASGEGVGPFHGDKIICSDSSYNRHFCHGDDGGPMNLYNSYWNTYTVVGVAWIGDTSCSISTKPNICARVSYFIDWIHDTTGIPRIPRPTTTTTTTTPAPTTSYFTCEGKPSGIYPNPACDCCTTFYKCSNGYAYLYDCPDAGTVFDPEILVCVYPGNLPACEGSAR, encoded by the exons ATGGAGACGAAACCCAACGAATTCCCCTGGATGGTTTATTTGAGGGTTAAGTTTTGGAGCGGTGATTCCGCTCAATGCGGTGGAACTCTTATCAGTGACCGATGGATCCTTACGGCCGCTCATTGTCTTTACGGAGTTGTTGACGTCACCGCAATTCTGGGAGCGCATGACGTAACCAATTCCAACAGTTTACCAAGACAAGAATTCAGTACCAAGAAATGGAACATCCATCCACTTTGGTCTTACGGACAAGTGGAAAATGACGTTGCCCTTGTTCAGTTGCCGGTAGCGGCCGTAATGTCCG ATTACGCTCGACCGGCCTGTTTGCCTTATTCGGATGACCCAAATTTCGTTGATTTTGATGTAACCATCACCGGATGGGGAAATTATTCCAGTGCca TTGACAGCGGAACGAGCCCAGTTTTGCGGAGTGTCCGTTCTTCCGTCATCGATTCTTCCGGAACGACCGGAATTTGTCAGCAGAAAGCCTCCGGCGAGGGAGTGGGTCCTTTTCACGGCGACAAAATCATTTGCAGTGATTCGAGTTACAATCGACACTTTTGTCAC GGCGATGATGGGGGACCGATGAATCTTTACAATTCCTATTGGAACACTTACACGGTAGTGGGTGTGGCCTGGATTGGTGACACGAGTTGTTCGATTTCCACGAAACCGAACATTTGCGCGCGTGTCAGTTACTTTATCGATTGGATTCACGACACGACGGGCATCCCCCGAATTCCCAGACCAACCACaaccaccacaacaacaacgcctGCACCAACCACTAGCTACTTTACCTGTGAAGGAAAACCTAGCGGAATTTACCCGAATCCGGCCTGCGACTGTTGCACTACTTTTTACAAATGTTCCAACGGCTACGCTTATCTTTAC GACTGTCCTGATGCTGGAACGGTGTTTGATCCCGAAATATTGGTCTGCGTCTACCCGGGAAATTTGCCGGCCTGCGAAGGTTCAGCGCGTTAA
- the LOC124327760 gene encoding dynein axonemal heavy chain 10-like, translated as MLHVLQPTNLLKPEVELVVNALKVWEIQWAESKLEVVGKLTGPEFNAMFLATRTVLDSISTVQSLIKETKALREMSEQIDDYFARQRLMATIRDKLEKRISKLEIRLFLVDNHEEFQEFVKSHQAAQKLTEAEIKSTIKHVLDAHTSFEGLKLLRKIIDKSHSLAGTHSGSLDEFLEQNQREQLSRLSTEIRLIRRGFDMTDYLNEKEAENVDMAQRLFERRLLYHRVKIALLTIFPHPNDWDETAASTKIKEQYIELAKYLKSTEDKLHNKWFTTVQKRANKAMAQPILKKTAKGYVTTLQDTLQTIWDETRLFLQTRFQVPHVCHILLMQKPDLIHHNRAIVAILERLTSVVEKLTPFEYVVLTSCYSSVEDGLNLGTTHVTWPSLCLDNYIQELMESVEKFQGMAEDVALISSVLDKRIAQINDFQLLVESQHDLNPVTGSGPPSADQFFKKLSQSGDEFFLNVRRIVSELPPILLQVESIVCNSQTGSAPELQNYYDYWREKIYVVILKAVQTRLFEALSNLLEKGPAQFVIQLSLRDAKVVVEPDLESIERDISNISHHWIERSSLVSEWQEGSCNALPVDQRSLYDRLSREPLLKVTLQRDQDHCKHLVGKLRGIIDRWKDCAELWSVNKMGACEKLRGTSPTLSQYDEQMQHYRNYWSERVGAMEAQVVTSCVTLQMKQLKMAATEHIREWIRQLGATWLAATKEKLEKVEELIKVRHLQVDGSTEIDCEILMMEVQESWHRLYHYNVVVPEENKAKFKGVHKMRRVHAKLKAVQFNPSKKKKGKDAM; from the exons ATGCTGCACGTCCTGCAACCGACTAATCTACTCAAACCGGAAGTGGAATTGGTCGTCAACGCCCTCAAGGTGTGGGAAATTCAATGGGCAGAATCCAAACTGGAAGTGGTCGGCAAACTAACCGGCCCGGAATTTAACGCCATGTTTCTGGCCACTCGTACAGTCCTGGATAGCATCTCCACAGTCCAGTCTCTGATCAAG GAGACAAAAGCTTTGAGGGAGATGTCGGAACAGATCGACGACTACTTTGCCCGTCAACGACTGATGGCCACAATTCGAGacaaattggaaaaaagaatttccaaaCTGGAAATTCGGCTCTTTTTGGTTGACAATCACGAAGAATTCCAGGAATTTGTTAAAAGTCACCAAGCGGCTCAGAAATTGACTGAAGCAGAAATCAAATCCACCATAAAACACGTCCTAGATGCtca CACTTCGTTCGAGGGATTGAAACTGCTGCGGAAAATCATCGACAAGTCTCATTCGCTGGCTGGAACGCATTCGGGATCTTTGGACGAATTTCTGGAACAAAATCAACGAGAGCAACTGAGTCGATTGTCGACCGAGATCCGCCTCATCCGCAGAGGATTCGACATGACGGATTACTTGAACGAGAAGGAAGCCGAGAATGTTGACATGGCCCAGCGACTGTTTGAACGTCGATTACTCTACCACCGCGTCAAAATTGCTTTGCTCACCATTTTCCCTCATCCAAATGATTGGGACGAAACGGCCGCATCAACCAAA ATCAAAGAGCAGTACATTGAATTGGCCAAATACTTGAAGTCGACAGAGGATAAATTGCACAATAAATGGTTTACAACTGTGCAGAAACGGGCCAACAAAGCCATGGCTCAGCCCATCCTGAAAAAGACAGCCAAAGGATATGTGACGACACTTCAAGACACTTTGCAGACCATTTGGGACGAAACTCGATTATTTTTACAGACGAGATTCCAAGTTCCGCACGTCTGCCACATTTTACTGATGCAAAAACCGGATTTGATCCATCACAATCGAGCCATCGTGGCCATCCTGGAACGTTTGACCTCGGTCGTCGAGAAACTTACCCCGTTCGAATATGTTGTCCTCACCAGCTGCTACTCTTCAGTGGAGGACGGATTGAATTTAGGAACGACTCACGTCACCTGGCCTTCCCTTTGCCTGGACAATTACATCCAGGAGCTGATGGAGAGTGTCGAGAAATTTCAGGGAATGGCGGAAGATGTGGCCCTCATCTCTTCTGTTTTGGACAAACGAATCGCCCAGATTAACGATTTCCAACTGTTGGTCGAGTCTCAGCACGACCTCAACCCAGTCACCGGTAGTGGCCCACCCTCTGCTGACcagtttttcaaaaagttgaGTCAATCGGGAGACGAATTCTTCCTCAACGTGAGGCGGATCGTCTCCGAATTGCCACCCATTCTTCTCCAG GTGGAGAGTATCGTGTGCAATTCGCAAACAGGATCGGCTCCTGAATTGCAAAACTATTACGACTATTGGCGAGAGAAGATTTACGTGGTAATTTTGAAAGCAGTTCAAACTAGATTGTTTGAGGCGCTGTCCAATTTACTTGAGAAGGGACCGGCCCAGTTTGTCATTCAATTATCCCTCCGAGATGCTAAGGTGGTGGTCGAGCCGGACTTGGAATCCATCGAACGCGACATATCCAACATCTCCCATCACTGGATCGAACGCAGTTCCTTGGTGTCTGAATGGCAGGAAGGATCGTGCAACGCCTTGCCGGTGGACCAACGATCACTTTACGACCGGCTGAGTCGTGAGCCGTTGCTCAAAGTGACACTCCAGCGGGACCAGGATCACTGCAAACACCTAGTGGGAAAACTAAGGGGCATCATCGACAGGTGGAAGGATTGCGCGGAATTGTGGAGTGTCAACAAGATGGGAGCCTGTGAAAAGTTGAGAGGCACCTCGCCCACATTGTCCCAATACGACGAGCAAATGCAACATTACCGAAACTACTGGAGCGAAAGGGTTGGTGCAATGGAGGCCCAGGTGGTCACATCTTGCGTCACTCTGCAgatgaaacaattgaaaatggcGGCGACGGAACACATCAGGGAATGGATCCGCCAATTGGGGGCCACCTGGTTGGCTGCTACgaaagaaaaactggaaaaagtcGAAGAGCTGATTAAAGTTAGACACTTGCAGGTAGACGGCAGCACGGAAATCGACTGCGAAATCCTAATGATGGAAGTGCAAGAAAGTTGGCACCGATTGTATCACTACAACGTCGTCGTGCCCGAGGAGAACAAGGCGAAATTCAAGGGCGTCCACAAAATGCGTCGAGTTCACGCTAAATTGAAAGCAGTTCAATTCAATcccagcaagaaaaaaaagggaaaagatgcAATGTAA
- the LOC124327759 gene encoding uncharacterized protein LOC124327759: protein MMEHLARNEKNREWLDTLTDFQEILVQFLLLIEDRDLTKVENPIKPKTSSKGYPTNFPTLRDESVFWQKQLIDLSHQQQWMVQNWGEVTIETESSLRQVHYTLKLFRLVREPIQVNISSVRFSLNPN from the exons ATGATGGAGCATTTAGCACGTAACGAAAAAAATCGGGAATGGCTCGACACACTGACTGATTTTCAAGA AATATTAGTTCAATTTTTACTGCTGATTGAAGATCGCGATCTCACCAAAGTTGAAAATCCCATTAAGCCAAAGACCTCTAGTAAAGGTTACCCG ACAAATTTTCCAACACTGAGGGACGAGTCCGTCTTCTGGCAGAAACAACTGATTGATCTCAGCCATCAGCAACAATGGATGGTGCAAAACTGGGGAGAAGTGACGATAGAGACGGAATCATCCTTACGCCAAGTCCACTACACTCTCAAACTCTTCCGGCTAGTCAGAGAACCAATTCAAGTGAATATTTCATCCGTGAGATTTTCTCTGAATCCTAATTaa
- the LOC124326226 gene encoding brachyurin-like, with amino-acid sequence MASSFTHQKWTVMALFLIGFLSFGWAAILSRETQQPCIANGKLKSFALNVDQNADFIPLANQDFKCGVANSAVSRIVGGEVSEPNEYPWTVFLNLYFWSGDRATCTGTLIGSKWILTAAHCTFGVVNISVVLGSHDTSAGNEPHRQTVVVPAQNIKTYPGFYYGKTEDDMALLELPQEINYSKYILPACLPYSDDSDQVGDPVTLAGWGNYSSTPDSGLSPELRKVQTTVISSSGDNGQCQQLWGNGPFSGEKVICGDGSTGNRFCYGDDGGPMNYFNNFTESYTVVGVASLGDATVNCQSSRLPNIYGRVRYYLDWIYNNTDITPTPKPTTTTTTTTTTTTTTTTTTTTTTTEDPTVFSCRNKPDGIYANPFDDCSIIFYMCSNSNKYEYICPDAGTVFNSQICACDFPYNVPACGVSNTVIN; translated from the exons ATGGCGTCGTCGTTTACTCATCAGAAATGGACGGTGATGGCATTATTCCTGATtggatttttgtcttttggttGGGCTGCCATTCTGTCCCGTGAGACTCAACAGCCTTGCATTGCCAATGGCAAGTTGAAATCCTTCGCTCTGAATGTGGATCAGAATGCTGATTTTATCCCACTAGCCAATCAAG ATTTCAAATGCGGAGTGGCCAATAGTGCAGTGTCGAGGATCGTCGGTGGGGAAGTGTCGGAACCGAACGAATATCCCTGGACGGTTTTTCTGAATCTTTACTTTTGGAGTGGAGATAGAGCCACTTGCACTGGGACTTTAATCGGATCCAAATGGATCCTAACTGCTGCCCATTGCACTTTCGG GGTTGTCAacatttcggtggttttggggTCGCACGACACGTCTGCCGGAAACGAACCTCATCGTCAAACTGTTGTCGTTCCGGCTCAGAATATTAAAACTTATCCCGGTTTTTATTACGGCAAAACGGAAGACGATATGGCGTTGCTGGAACTGCCCCAGGAAATCAACTATTCCA AATATATCTTACCGGCCTGTCTTCCGTATTCCGATGATTCCGACCAAGTTGGAGATCCTGTGACTCTCGCCGGATGGGGAAACTATTCCAGTACTC CGGATTCCGGTTTGAGTCCTGAATTGCGCAAGGTTCAAACGACAGTTATTTCTTCATCCGGTGACAACGGCCAATGCCAACAACTGTGGGGCAACGGGCCCTTTTCCGGTGAAAAAGTCATTTGCGGCGATGGATCCACCGGAAATCGTTTTTGCTAT GGAGATGATGGTGGGCCGATGAATTATTTCAACAACTTTACGGAATCGTACACGGTCGTAGGAGTGGCCTCGCTAGGTGACGCTACAGTCAACTGTCAAAGTTCCCGACTTCCTAATATTTACGGTCGAGTCCGGTACTACCTGGACTGGATCTACAACAACACCGACATCACTCCTACTCCAAAACCTACAACCACAACGACAACCACCACAACAACTACAACCACAACGacgaccacaacaacaaccacaacgaCGGAAGATCCGACCGTTTTTAGTTGCAG aAACAAACCGGACGGTATCTACGCCAATCCATTCGATGATTGTTCAATCATCTTCTACATGTGCTCCAATAGTAACAAATACGAATAC ATTTGCCCAGACGCTGGAACTGTTTTTAATTCGCAAATTTGTGCATGCGACTTCCCATACAACGTACCGGCGTGTGGGGTCTCCAATAcagtaattaattaa
- the LOC124326447 gene encoding TIP41-like protein, translating into MSRNVVSTPAATEESFDFLPWTIQTVKSHILPSKSTGNSPSKDRHAAFHDLSIPHLPDMVFPDNVLRIQLSNGSGIEFNALDALKLVNDKEDPVKVAIAEAWKESRADMNVSHKVSHPFDWTFTTDYRGTVLGDLKVSATDLRIDMEKLKQKEAILFFDEIHLYEDELADHGCASFSIKVRAMPSGFFVLLRFYLRVDDVLIRINDTRLYYEKDNQYILREYTSKESKAKDLKVPRVFWGDPNEISQHLSLSHSLYEKLEF; encoded by the exons ATGAGCAGGAACGTTGTTTCCACTCCAGCTGCTACGGAAGAGAGCTTTGACTTTCTACCATGGACTATACAAACAGTTAAGAGCCACATTCTTCCTTCCAAGTCAACTGGAAACTCACCCAGTAAAGATCGCCATGCTGCTTTTCATGATCTGTCAATCCCCCATCTGCCAGACATGGTTTTTCCCGATAATGTTTTAAGAATTCAGCTCTCCAATGGTTCTGGAATTGAATTCAATGCCTTGGATGCCTTGAAGTTAGTAAATGACAAGGAAGATCCAGTCAAGGTTGCGATAGCAGAAGCTTGGAAAGAATCCAG AGCAGACATGAATGTGTCACACAAAGTAAGCCATCCATTTGACTGGACCTTTACAACAGACTATCGGGGGACTGTCCTTGGAGATTTGAAAGTCAGTGCAACCGACTTGAGGATTGACATGGAGAAACTGAAACAAAAGGAAgccattcttttctttgatgaaaTTCATTTATACGAGGATGAGCTCGCCGATCACGGTTGCGCCTCTTTCTCCATCAAAGTG AGAGCCATGCCAAGCGGATTCTTTGTTTTATTGCGTTTCTACCTGCGCGTCGATGACGTCCTCATCCGCATCAACGACACCCGACTCTATTACGAGAAAGATAATCAATACATTCTGCGTGAATACACATCAAAAGAGAGCAAGGCTAAGGACCTCAAG GTCCCTCGCGTCTTCTGGGGTGATCCCAACGAAATTTCTCAACACTTGTCGCTCTCTCATTCACTCTACGAAAAACTGGAATTTTAG